From one Catenulispora sp. GP43 genomic stretch:
- a CDS encoding ATP-binding cassette domain-containing protein, with translation MIELTDLTKRYGDKTAVDHLTVTVRSGTVTGFLGPNGSGKSTTLRMILGLNAPTSGTVTIDGRRFADRPRGLRHVGALLDAQDIHGGRSAVAHLKSLAVSNRIPPRRVGEVLEEVGLAEAGRKRIGGYSLGMKQRLGIAGALLGDPPVLLFDEPLNGLDPEGVRWVREMFQRLAKEGRTVFVSSHLMSEMEHTAARLVVIGRGALIADETLADFSRRGSQPAVLVRTPEAAALAAILTAEGGQVQPAPESDELTVLGLTAARIGELAWHNTIMLAELATQNASLEKAFMELTADSVEYAAGEAR, from the coding sequence GTGATCGAACTTACTGACCTCACCAAGCGCTACGGCGACAAGACGGCCGTGGACCACCTGACCGTGACCGTCCGATCCGGCACCGTGACCGGCTTCCTGGGCCCCAACGGCTCGGGCAAGTCCACGACCCTGCGCATGATCCTCGGCCTGAACGCGCCGACCTCCGGCACGGTCACCATCGACGGCCGGCGCTTCGCCGACCGGCCCCGCGGGCTGCGCCACGTCGGCGCGCTGCTGGACGCGCAGGACATCCACGGCGGGCGCTCGGCCGTGGCGCACCTGAAGTCGCTGGCCGTCAGCAACCGGATCCCGCCGCGCCGGGTCGGGGAGGTGCTGGAGGAGGTCGGGCTGGCCGAGGCCGGACGCAAGCGGATCGGCGGCTACTCCCTGGGCATGAAGCAGCGGCTGGGCATCGCCGGCGCGCTGCTCGGCGACCCGCCGGTGCTGCTGTTCGACGAGCCGCTGAACGGGCTGGACCCCGAGGGCGTGCGCTGGGTGCGCGAGATGTTCCAGCGTCTGGCCAAGGAGGGCCGGACGGTGTTCGTCTCCAGCCACCTGATGTCCGAGATGGAGCACACCGCCGCGCGCCTGGTGGTGATCGGGCGCGGCGCGCTGATCGCCGACGAGACGCTGGCCGACTTCTCGCGGCGCGGTTCGCAGCCCGCCGTCCTGGTGCGGACGCCGGAGGCGGCCGCGCTGGCGGCGATCCTCACCGCCGAGGGCGGCCAGGTGCAGCCGGCCCCCGAGTCCGACGAGCTGACCGTCCTGGGCCTGACCGCCGCCCGGATCGGCGAGCTGGCCTGGCACAACACCATCATGCTGGCCGAACTGGCCACCCAGAACGCCTCGCTGGAGAAGGCGTTCATGGAACTGACCGCCGACTCCGTCGAATACGCCGCAGGAGAAGCCCGATGA
- a CDS encoding sensor histidine kinase produces MKKTRRGWWLVDGLLVAAYLLLMAIVMPYLRESHTVQFFPNGLYSPMGRVMVVPGGSINETIYRADGWTRSLPALLTVALLPLVRPRPLVFAGTVTIGQLLIATVHASGDVRYAMLVAAEFCLLAIALAWPRRTSAKAAVLIGAGGLASVVGFPIGASQLMPTHVIVVSLLTLVAWLIGSSSRERRAGAARQRADAAAQAVANERLRIARELHDMIAHSIGIIAIQAGMGNRVIGTQPAEAQKALRAIEDTSRDTLSQLRRTLTALRHGENAETPTDPAPGLADLDKLVDSTKHAGVLAIVETIGIPRPLPGEIDLAAYRIVQESVTNVVRHSGARTCRVRVEYEDGAVAVTVSDDGHGVLGSGGTGFGLVGMRERVHLVHGTFSAGPRPGGGFLVSATLPVPGGFGTTYGTAKDDEQDGEQAGKPISPAHPAPDPNPAVTP; encoded by the coding sequence GTGAAGAAGACACGACGCGGCTGGTGGCTGGTGGACGGCCTGCTGGTGGCCGCCTACCTGCTGCTGATGGCGATTGTCATGCCTTATCTGCGCGAGTCCCACACAGTGCAGTTCTTTCCGAACGGCCTGTACAGCCCGATGGGCCGCGTCATGGTCGTACCCGGCGGGTCGATCAACGAGACCATCTACCGGGCCGACGGCTGGACCAGGTCGCTGCCCGCGCTGCTCACAGTCGCCCTGCTGCCGCTGGTCCGGCCCAGGCCGCTGGTCTTCGCCGGCACCGTCACCATCGGCCAGCTCCTGATCGCCACCGTGCACGCTTCGGGGGACGTCCGCTACGCGATGCTCGTCGCGGCCGAGTTCTGCCTGCTCGCCATCGCGCTGGCCTGGCCGCGGCGCACCTCGGCGAAGGCCGCCGTGCTCATCGGGGCCGGCGGCCTGGCCTCCGTGGTGGGGTTCCCCATCGGCGCCTCGCAGCTGATGCCGACGCACGTCATCGTGGTCAGCCTGCTGACCCTGGTGGCCTGGCTGATCGGCAGCTCCTCCCGCGAGCGCCGGGCCGGCGCGGCCCGGCAGCGCGCCGACGCCGCCGCCCAGGCGGTGGCCAACGAGCGGCTGCGCATCGCCCGCGAACTGCACGACATGATCGCGCACAGCATCGGCATCATCGCCATCCAGGCCGGCATGGGGAACCGGGTCATCGGCACGCAGCCGGCCGAGGCGCAGAAGGCATTGCGGGCGATCGAGGACACCAGCCGGGACACGCTGTCACAGCTGCGCCGCACACTGACCGCGCTGCGCCACGGCGAGAATGCCGAAACCCCGACCGATCCGGCGCCGGGCCTGGCCGACCTGGACAAGCTGGTGGACTCCACGAAGCACGCCGGCGTGCTGGCGATCGTCGAGACGATCGGGATCCCGCGGCCGCTGCCCGGCGAGATCGACCTGGCCGCCTACCGGATCGTCCAGGAGTCGGTGACCAACGTGGTGCGCCACTCCGGGGCCCGCACCTGCCGGGTCCGGGTCGAGTACGAGGACGGCGCGGTGGCGGTGACCGTCAGCGACGACGGCCACGGCGTGCTGGGCTCCGGCGGCACCGGCTTCGGCCTGGTCGGCATGCGCGAGCGAGTGCACCTGGTGCACGGGACGTTCAGCGCCGGCCCGCGGCCCGGCGGCGGGTTTCTGGTGAGCGCGACGCTGCCGGTGCCCGGCGGCTTCGGGACGACGTACGGCACCGCGAAAGACGACGAGCAGGACGGCGAGCAGGCCGGCAAGCCGATCTCCCCCGCGCACCCCGCGCCCGACCCGAACCCGGCGGTGACCCCGTGA
- a CDS encoding response regulator, translating to MTQDQSSAPIRVILADDQPLIRSGLRVLINDAPDIVVVGEAGTGAEAVELAAELAPDVAVMDIRMPGMDGIEATRRITESSGTTHVVMLTTFDDDEYVYSALRAGASGFLVKDMALDSILDAVRVLASGDALIAPSITRRLIAEFAIRPAPSGAAANRGDKALLDGITEREREVLTLVGRGLSNGEIAEELFISAATAKAHVARLFTKLAARDRVQLVITAYEAGLVSPSR from the coding sequence GTGACCCAGGACCAGAGCAGTGCCCCGATCCGCGTCATCCTGGCCGACGACCAGCCCCTGATCCGCTCCGGCCTGCGGGTCCTGATCAACGACGCGCCGGACATCGTGGTCGTCGGCGAGGCCGGCACCGGCGCCGAGGCCGTGGAACTGGCCGCCGAGCTCGCCCCCGACGTGGCCGTCATGGACATCCGCATGCCCGGGATGGACGGCATCGAGGCGACCCGCCGCATCACCGAGTCCTCCGGCACCACCCACGTCGTCATGCTCACCACTTTCGACGACGACGAGTACGTCTACTCCGCACTGCGCGCCGGCGCCAGCGGCTTCCTGGTCAAGGACATGGCCCTGGACTCGATCCTGGACGCGGTCCGGGTCCTGGCCTCCGGCGACGCCCTCATCGCCCCGAGCATCACGCGCAGGCTGATCGCCGAGTTCGCGATCCGCCCCGCCCCGTCCGGCGCCGCGGCCAACCGGGGCGACAAGGCCCTGCTGGACGGCATCACCGAGCGCGAGCGCGAAGTGCTGACCCTGGTCGGCCGCGGCCTGTCCAACGGCGAGATCGCCGAGGAGTTGTTCATCAGCGCGGCCACCGCCAAGGCGCACGTGGCGCGGCTGTTCACGAAGCTCGCCGCGCGCGACCGGGTGCAGCTGGTCATCACGGCGTACGAGGCCGGGCTGGTGTCGCCCTCACGCTGA
- a CDS encoding ricin-type beta-trefoil lectin domain protein, protein MSPAASRRTALATVLTLLLSVLTGWAVASPAAHAATSTTVTVDGGSSGRTFDGIGAISGGGGNSRLLVDYPEPERSQILDYLFKPGYGASLQILKIEIGGDTNSTDGAEASHEHSRGVVDCDQGYEWWLAEQAKARNPNIKIYGLAWGAPGWINGGFWSTDTINYLMDWFGCAAQHNLTVDYLGGWNERDYNTTWYENLKSALNSHGYGATKVVGADSGWGVADSMTSDSAFNNSVDIVGVHYPCGYGSAFDSCDSTANAVNLNKPLWASENGSESTDGSSTFGAPSVARALNRDYIDGKMTAYINWPLISAIYPNLHYADQGLGIANQPWSGNYYIGKTTWVMAQTSQFTAPGWKYLDSGSGFLGGNRANGSYVSLKSSNGSDYSTVVETMDATAAQTMTVKVAGGLSGGTVHVWQTNVNSGNSSDWFVHSGDVTPSGGSYTVTLQPGYVYTFTTTTGQGKGVTSPPAASAMPLPYTNNFDTAATTTSPRYFSDMNGAFQTASCDAGRAGTCLRQMAPNEPIRWTGESYDAPYTLIGDQTWSNYTVKSDALFEQSSSVELIGRANLQGTNNNGLNAYHLRVADSGAWSIVKSDNSWNFTTLASGTTSALGLNKWHTVAFQLNGSTLTATVDGKTVGSATDGTWTNGQAGLGVTGYQTDEFDNFSITPGSTQVLHQGPVPSAEAGKCLDDNGGSTADGTHVQMYDCNNSAAQTWFWANGYLQLDGASGKCLDVTGNNTANGTLVELWDCNGGANQQWVPQSNGELVSVASGKCLDDPAFNTANYTQLEIWDCNDGANQQWTLP, encoded by the coding sequence ATGTCACCCGCTGCAAGCCGCCGCACCGCGCTCGCCACCGTCCTCACCCTCCTCCTCAGCGTCCTGACCGGCTGGGCCGTCGCCTCCCCGGCGGCGCACGCGGCCACCTCCACCACCGTCACCGTCGACGGCGGCTCCTCCGGCCGCACCTTCGACGGCATCGGGGCGATCAGCGGCGGCGGGGGCAACTCCCGCCTGCTGGTCGACTATCCCGAGCCCGAACGCAGCCAGATCCTGGACTACCTGTTCAAGCCCGGATACGGCGCCTCGCTGCAGATCCTGAAGATCGAGATCGGCGGCGACACCAACTCCACCGACGGCGCCGAGGCCTCGCACGAGCACAGCCGCGGGGTCGTCGACTGCGACCAGGGTTACGAATGGTGGCTCGCGGAGCAGGCCAAGGCCCGCAACCCGAACATCAAGATCTACGGTCTGGCCTGGGGCGCCCCGGGCTGGATCAACGGCGGCTTCTGGTCCACCGACACCATCAACTATCTGATGGACTGGTTCGGCTGCGCCGCGCAGCACAACCTGACCGTCGACTACCTCGGCGGCTGGAACGAGCGCGACTACAACACCACCTGGTACGAGAACCTCAAGAGCGCCCTGAACTCGCACGGCTACGGGGCCACCAAGGTGGTCGGGGCCGACAGCGGCTGGGGCGTCGCGGACTCGATGACCTCGGACTCGGCGTTCAACAACTCCGTGGACATCGTCGGCGTCCACTACCCCTGCGGCTACGGGAGCGCGTTCGACTCCTGCGACAGCACCGCGAACGCGGTGAACCTCAACAAACCGTTGTGGGCCAGTGAGAACGGCTCGGAGTCGACCGACGGCAGTTCCACCTTCGGCGCGCCGAGCGTGGCCCGGGCCCTCAACCGCGACTACATCGACGGCAAGATGACCGCGTACATCAACTGGCCGCTGATATCGGCGATCTACCCGAACCTGCACTACGCCGACCAGGGGCTCGGGATCGCGAACCAGCCGTGGTCCGGCAACTACTACATCGGCAAGACCACCTGGGTCATGGCGCAGACCTCGCAGTTCACCGCGCCGGGCTGGAAATACCTCGACTCCGGCAGCGGCTTCCTCGGCGGCAACCGGGCCAACGGCAGCTACGTGTCGCTGAAGTCGTCGAACGGCAGCGACTACAGCACCGTGGTGGAGACCATGGACGCCACCGCCGCGCAGACGATGACCGTGAAGGTGGCCGGCGGCCTGTCCGGCGGGACCGTCCACGTGTGGCAGACCAACGTGAACTCCGGCAACTCCTCGGACTGGTTCGTGCACAGCGGGGACGTCACGCCCTCCGGCGGGTCCTACACGGTGACCCTCCAGCCCGGCTACGTCTACACCTTCACCACGACCACTGGCCAGGGCAAGGGCGTCACCTCGCCGCCGGCGGCCTCGGCGATGCCGCTGCCGTACACGAACAACTTCGACACCGCGGCCACGACCACCTCGCCGCGGTACTTCTCGGACATGAACGGCGCCTTCCAGACCGCCTCCTGCGACGCCGGCCGCGCTGGCACGTGCCTGCGCCAGATGGCGCCGAACGAGCCGATCCGCTGGACCGGGGAGTCCTATGACGCCCCGTACACGCTGATCGGCGACCAGACCTGGTCGAACTACACGGTCAAGAGCGACGCGCTGTTCGAGCAGTCCAGCAGCGTGGAGCTCATCGGCCGCGCGAACCTGCAGGGCACGAACAACAACGGGCTGAACGCCTACCACCTGCGGGTCGCCGACTCCGGGGCGTGGTCGATCGTGAAGAGCGACAACTCCTGGAACTTCACGACGCTGGCCAGCGGCACCACCTCCGCGCTCGGCCTGAACAAGTGGCACACCGTCGCCTTCCAGCTGAACGGCTCGACGCTGACGGCGACCGTGGACGGCAAGACCGTCGGCAGCGCCACCGACGGCACCTGGACCAACGGCCAGGCCGGCCTGGGCGTCACCGGCTACCAGACCGACGAGTTCGACAACTTCTCCATCACCCCGGGCTCCACGCAGGTCCTGCATCAGGGGCCGGTCCCCTCGGCCGAGGCGGGCAAGTGCCTGGACGACAACGGAGGCTCCACGGCCGACGGCACCCATGTCCAGATGTACGACTGCAACAACAGCGCGGCGCAGACCTGGTTCTGGGCCAACGGCTACCTGCAGCTGGACGGCGCCAGCGGCAAGTGCCTGGACGTCACCGGCAACAACACGGCGAACGGCACGCTGGTCGAGCTGTGGGACTGCAACGGCGGCGCGAACCAGCAGTGGGTGCCGCAGTCGAACGGCGAGCTGGTGAGCGTGGCATCCGGCAAGTGTCTGGACGATCCGGCCTTCAACACCGCCAACTACACACAACTGGAGATCTGGGACTGCAACGACGGGGCCAACCAGCAATGGACCCTGCCATAG
- a CDS encoding winged helix DNA-binding domain-containing protein, giving the protein MTSRVVNDGERRARLARRHLLAPGARAASAEAVADALVALHATDAATVYLSALARLEKPEFGEVERALYDDRTLVRMHGMRQTLFVVPAGLAAVVQASTTREMWAKERGSLLKSAADAGLDAAWLERVEAATVAEVRRRGAATGAELGTSVPGLRDQVLYGKGTKWEAWQPASGRVLRVLGFDGAVVRGRPVGTWLSSQHRWEPGNGHAEIAVAEAQAELARRWLHAFGPATEADLKWWTGWKVTDARKALKAVGAAQVTLGDGAAGWVLPDDLEQVAPTEPWAALLPGLDPTAMGWQGREWYLADGIRPRLFDRAGNVGPTVWWNGEVVGGWTQRADGTLVTTVLRDVGGDAEAAIAVEAERLRAVLGEHRVTPRFRTPLEREISEG; this is encoded by the coding sequence GTGACTTCACGTGTGGTGAACGACGGGGAACGCCGGGCCCGGCTGGCGAGGCGCCACCTGCTGGCCCCGGGCGCGCGGGCGGCCTCCGCGGAGGCCGTGGCCGACGCACTGGTCGCCCTGCACGCGACCGACGCCGCGACGGTCTATCTGTCCGCGCTGGCCCGGCTGGAGAAGCCGGAGTTCGGCGAGGTCGAGCGGGCCCTGTACGACGACCGGACGCTGGTGCGGATGCACGGCATGCGGCAGACGCTGTTCGTCGTCCCGGCCGGCCTGGCCGCGGTGGTGCAGGCGTCGACGACCCGCGAGATGTGGGCCAAGGAACGCGGCTCGCTGCTCAAGAGCGCGGCCGACGCCGGCCTGGACGCCGCCTGGCTGGAGCGGGTCGAGGCGGCGACCGTCGCCGAGGTCCGCCGGCGCGGCGCGGCGACCGGTGCGGAGCTGGGCACGTCCGTACCGGGGCTGCGCGACCAGGTCCTGTACGGCAAGGGCACGAAGTGGGAGGCCTGGCAGCCGGCCTCGGGCCGGGTGCTGCGGGTGCTCGGCTTCGACGGCGCGGTGGTGCGCGGGCGGCCGGTCGGGACGTGGCTGTCGAGCCAGCACCGGTGGGAGCCCGGCAACGGGCACGCCGAGATCGCGGTCGCCGAGGCGCAGGCGGAGCTGGCCCGGCGCTGGTTGCACGCGTTCGGGCCGGCCACGGAGGCGGACCTGAAGTGGTGGACCGGCTGGAAGGTCACCGACGCCCGTAAGGCGCTCAAGGCGGTGGGCGCGGCGCAGGTGACGCTCGGCGACGGCGCCGCCGGCTGGGTGCTGCCGGACGACCTGGAGCAGGTCGCGCCGACCGAGCCCTGGGCCGCGCTGCTGCCGGGCCTGGACCCGACGGCGATGGGCTGGCAGGGGCGCGAGTGGTACCTGGCCGATGGGATCCGGCCGCGGTTGTTCGACCGCGCGGGGAACGTGGGTCCGACCGTCTGGTGGAACGGCGAGGTCGTGGGCGGCTGGACGCAGCGGGCTGACGGGACGCTGGTCACCACGGTGCTGCGGGACGTCGGAGGCGATGCCGAGGCGGCGATCGCGGTGGAGGCCGAGCGGTTGCGGGCGGTGCTGGGGGAGCACCGGGTGACGCCGCGGTTCCGGACGCCTCTTGAACGGGAGATTTCAGAAGGCTGA
- a CDS encoding SCO4848 family membrane protein, with protein MKLGRVASWFLLAFGVWSVIIWPRFMEAIWDDKRSWDNGPTSFFLVHAVLVTVSIVAGVSIGVIGWRSLRGLRKMNA; from the coding sequence GTGAAACTCGGGCGTGTCGCGTCGTGGTTCCTTCTGGCCTTCGGCGTGTGGTCGGTGATCATCTGGCCCCGCTTCATGGAGGCCATCTGGGACGACAAGAGGTCCTGGGACAACGGGCCCACGTCGTTCTTCCTGGTGCACGCGGTGCTGGTCACCGTGTCGATCGTGGCCGGGGTGTCGATCGGCGTGATCGGGTGGCGCTCGCTGCGGGGGCTGCGCAAGATGAACGCGTGA
- the dnaE gene encoding DNA polymerase III subunit alpha, translating into MSDSFVHLHVHTEYSMLDGAARLKDMFKHAASLGMPAVAMTDHGNMHGAADFTKQAMGAGIKPILGIEAYVAPESRYNQKPIRWGQPHQKSDDVSGGGLYGHATIWAKDVTGLQNLTKLSSRAFTEGFARKYPRMDAELMAQHSAGLMATTGCPSGFVQTRLRLGQFDEALAAAAQYQEIFGKDNFYLELMDHGLDIETKVRDGLLDIGKRLNIPPVVTNDSHYTYREESAAHDALLCIQTASNVADPDRFRFGGDGYYLKSADEMRAIAANDEIWQEGCRNTLLIAEKVNPEGMFAYRNLMPRLEAPDGLTEDQWFRKLAYDGLNKRFPAGVPDEKTYHDRLEFELDVILSMGFPSYFIVVADFINWAKDNGIAVGPGRGSAAGSLVAWSLGITDVDPIPFDLLFERFLNPDRVTPPDIDIDFDDRRRSDVIRYVTEKYGEDKVAMIATFGRIKAKAAIKDSSRILGYPFAMGDRITKAMPPDVMGKSMPLSGVFDSNHPRYGEAGEIRGMYEQDADVKKVIDTGRGVEGLIRQPGVHAAGVIISPETITDHVPVMMRPADGVIITQFDYPTCEEIGLIKMDFLGLRNLTIITDALNNVETTTGKKLNTLEFPLDDPLTYELLCKGDTLGVFQLDGGPLRSLLRQMRPDNFEDVSAIIALYRPGPMGANSHINYAERKNNRQPITPIHPELEAPLKEVLGVSYGLIIYQEQVMAAARVLAGYSLAQADLLRRAMGKKKKEVLDKEYVGFEKGMADNGYSAQATKAVWDVLVPFADYAFNKSHSVAYGFIAYQTAYLKAHYPAEYMAALLTSTATDKDRSAIYLAECRRMGIKVLPPDVNDSLHQFTPVGTDIRFGLGAIRNVGENVVSSIIATRKSKGRFTSFNDFLAKVDLPVCNKRTIESLIKAGAFDSLGHSRRGLIEQHERAIDSVVDVKKQEALGQDSLFGSLLDGGQEAITGGIELAFSDIEWDKKVLLGFEREMLGLYVSDHPLSGVENLLASKADCSIASLTGENDRADGSIVTIAGLVAGLARKVTKQGNTWAAASIEDLEGGIETMFFPQTYQLYSTQLAEDAVVVVKGRLDKRDEVPKLIAMEVAMLDISSAGSSAPVVLHVSENRVIPATVERLKRILTRHPGTTPVRMHLKGREDKVVRYQLGDNLRVANSPALSSDLKVLLGAGCFGADPSQTAE; encoded by the coding sequence GTGTCCGATTCCTTCGTCCACCTGCACGTTCACACCGAGTATTCGATGCTCGACGGTGCGGCACGGCTGAAGGACATGTTCAAGCATGCCGCCTCGCTCGGCATGCCCGCGGTGGCGATGACGGACCACGGCAACATGCACGGCGCGGCCGACTTCACCAAGCAGGCGATGGGCGCAGGGATCAAGCCGATCCTCGGGATCGAGGCGTACGTCGCACCGGAGTCGCGCTACAACCAGAAGCCGATCCGCTGGGGCCAGCCGCACCAGAAGTCCGACGACGTCTCCGGCGGTGGCCTCTACGGCCACGCCACCATCTGGGCCAAGGACGTCACCGGCCTGCAGAACCTCACCAAGCTCTCCTCCCGGGCTTTCACCGAAGGCTTCGCGCGCAAGTACCCGCGCATGGACGCCGAGCTCATGGCGCAGCACTCCGCCGGTCTGATGGCCACCACCGGCTGCCCCTCGGGCTTCGTCCAGACCCGGCTGCGCCTGGGCCAGTTCGACGAAGCCCTCGCTGCCGCCGCGCAGTACCAGGAGATCTTCGGCAAGGACAACTTCTACCTGGAGCTGATGGACCACGGTCTCGACATCGAGACGAAGGTCCGCGACGGGCTGTTGGACATCGGCAAGCGGCTGAACATCCCGCCGGTGGTGACCAACGACTCGCACTACACCTACCGCGAAGAGTCCGCCGCGCATGACGCGCTGCTGTGCATCCAGACCGCCTCGAACGTCGCCGACCCGGACCGTTTCCGGTTCGGGGGCGACGGCTACTACCTGAAGTCGGCCGACGAGATGCGGGCGATCGCGGCGAACGACGAGATCTGGCAGGAGGGCTGCCGGAACACGCTGCTGATCGCGGAGAAGGTGAACCCGGAGGGCATGTTCGCCTACCGGAACCTGATGCCGCGCCTGGAGGCGCCGGACGGCCTGACCGAGGACCAGTGGTTCCGCAAGCTCGCCTACGACGGCCTGAACAAGCGCTTCCCGGCCGGGGTGCCGGACGAGAAGACCTACCACGACCGGCTGGAATTCGAGCTCGACGTCATCTTGTCGATGGGCTTCCCGTCCTACTTCATCGTGGTCGCCGACTTCATCAACTGGGCCAAGGACAACGGCATCGCCGTGGGCCCGGGCCGCGGTTCGGCCGCAGGCTCGCTGGTGGCCTGGTCGCTGGGCATCACCGACGTCGACCCGATCCCGTTCGACCTGCTGTTCGAGCGGTTCCTGAACCCCGACCGCGTCACCCCGCCCGACATCGACATCGACTTCGACGACCGCCGCCGCTCAGACGTGATCCGGTACGTCACCGAGAAATACGGCGAGGACAAGGTCGCGATGATCGCCACCTTCGGCCGGATCAAGGCCAAGGCGGCGATCAAGGACTCCAGCCGGATCCTGGGCTACCCGTTCGCGATGGGCGACCGCATCACCAAGGCGATGCCGCCGGACGTGATGGGCAAGTCGATGCCGCTGAGCGGCGTGTTCGACAGCAACCACCCGCGATACGGCGAGGCCGGCGAGATCCGCGGGATGTACGAGCAGGACGCGGACGTCAAGAAGGTCATCGACACCGGCCGCGGCGTGGAGGGCCTGATCCGGCAGCCCGGTGTGCACGCGGCCGGCGTCATCATCTCCCCGGAGACGATCACCGACCACGTCCCGGTCATGATGCGCCCGGCCGACGGCGTCATCATCACGCAGTTCGACTACCCGACCTGCGAGGAAATCGGCCTGATCAAGATGGACTTCCTGGGCCTCAGGAACCTGACGATCATCACCGACGCCCTGAACAACGTCGAGACCACCACCGGCAAGAAGCTCAACACGCTGGAGTTCCCGCTCGACGACCCGCTGACCTACGAGCTGCTGTGCAAGGGCGACACGCTGGGCGTGTTCCAGCTCGACGGCGGGCCGCTGCGCTCGCTGCTGCGCCAGATGCGCCCGGACAACTTCGAAGACGTCTCGGCCATCATCGCCCTGTACCGCCCGGGCCCGATGGGTGCGAACTCGCACATCAACTACGCCGAGCGCAAGAACAACCGGCAGCCGATCACGCCGATCCACCCGGAGCTGGAAGCGCCGCTGAAGGAAGTCCTGGGCGTCAGCTACGGCCTGATCATCTACCAGGAGCAGGTGATGGCGGCCGCGCGGGTGCTCGCCGGCTACTCCCTGGCCCAGGCCGACCTGCTGCGCCGGGCGATGGGCAAGAAGAAGAAGGAAGTCCTCGACAAGGAGTACGTGGGCTTCGAGAAGGGCATGGCCGACAACGGCTATTCGGCCCAGGCCACCAAGGCGGTGTGGGACGTCCTGGTCCCGTTCGCCGACTACGCGTTCAACAAGTCGCACTCGGTCGCCTACGGCTTCATCGCGTATCAGACCGCGTACCTGAAGGCCCACTATCCGGCCGAGTACATGGCCGCGCTGCTCACCTCGACGGCCACCGACAAGGACCGCTCGGCGATCTACCTGGCCGAGTGCCGCCGGATGGGCATCAAGGTGCTCCCCCCGGACGTCAACGACTCGCTGCACCAGTTCACCCCGGTCGGCACCGACATCCGCTTCGGCCTCGGCGCGATCCGCAACGTCGGCGAGAACGTGGTCTCCTCGATCATCGCCACCCGCAAGTCCAAGGGCCGGTTCACCTCCTTCAACGACTTCCTGGCCAAGGTGGACCTGCCGGTCTGCAACAAGAGGACGATCGAGTCGCTGATCAAGGCCGGCGCCTTCGACTCCCTGGGGCACTCCCGGCGCGGGCTGATCGAGCAGCACGAGCGCGCGATCGACTCGGTGGTGGACGTCAAGAAGCAGGAGGCGCTCGGCCAGGACTCGCTGTTCGGCTCGCTGCTGGACGGCGGCCAGGAGGCCATAACGGGCGGCATCGAGCTGGCCTTCTCCGACATCGAGTGGGACAAGAAGGTGCTGCTCGGCTTCGAGCGGGAGATGCTGGGGCTGTACGTCTCGGACCATCCGCTCTCCGGCGTGGAGAACCTGCTGGCGTCCAAGGCCGACTGCTCGATCGCCTCGCTCACCGGCGAGAACGACCGCGCCGACGGCTCCATCGTCACCATCGCCGGCCTGGTCGCCGGGCTCGCCCGCAAGGTCACCAAGCAGGGCAACACCTGGGCCGCGGCCTCCATCGAGGACCTCGAGGGCGGCATCGAGACGATGTTCTTCCCGCAGACCTACCAGCTGTACTCCACGCAGCTGGCCGAGGACGCGGTGGTCGTGGTGAAGGGCCGGCTGGACAAGCGCGACGAGGTGCCCAAGCTGATCGCGATGGAGGTCGCGATGCTCGACATCTCCTCGGCCGGCAGCAGCGCCCCGGTGGTGCTGCACGTCTCGGAGAACCGGGTGATCCCGGCGACCGTGGAGCGGCTGAAGCGGATCCTCACCCGGCACCCCGGCACCACCCCGGTGCGGATGCACCTGAAGGGCCGGGAGGACAAGGTGGTCCGGTACCAGCTCGGCGACAACCTGCGGGTGGCGAACTCGCCGGCGCTGAGCTCCGATCTCAAGGTCCTGCTGGGCGCCGGCTGCTTCGGTGCGGACCCCTCGCAGACGGCGGAGTGA